The following are from one region of the Quercus robur chromosome 1, dhQueRobu3.1, whole genome shotgun sequence genome:
- the LOC126719549 gene encoding feruloyl CoA ortho-hydroxylase F6H1-3-like: protein MAPTVATPISESSNITDLVVTNGNGVKGLSEMGLKTLPKQYIQPVEERITVSNILPQESIPIIDMSNWDEQKVSESICDAAEKWGFFQIINHGVPIEVLENVKDATHRFFNLPAEEKRKFSKENSPSNSVRFGTSFSPEAEKALEWKDYLSLFYVSEDEASALWPSACKDQVLEYMRSSELVIKRLLEALMKRLNVKEIDETNESLLMGSKGINLNYYPICHNPELTVGVGHHSDVSTLTILLQDDIGGLYVRGKNDSWVHVPPISGSLVINVGDALQIMSNGQYKSIEHRVIASGSKNRISVPIFVNPRPYDMICPFSEVLAGVEKALYKQVLYLDYVKHFFRKALDGKNTIEFAKV, encoded by the exons ATGGCTCCAACAGTTGCAACACCTATCAGTGAGTCCTCAAATATCACTGACCTTGTCGTAACAAATGGCAATGGAGTAAAGGGTCTCTCAGAAATGGGACTCAAAACCCTCCCTAAGCAATATATCCAACCTGTAGAAGAAAGGATCACTGTGAGCAACATCTTGCCTCAAGAGTCTATACCCATCATAGATATGTCAAACTGGGACGAACAAAAAGTCTCTGAATCAATCTGTGATGCAGCAGAAAAGTGGGGTTTCTTTCAGATTATTAACCATGGAGTGCCCATTGAAGTGCTGGAGAATGTGAAGGACGCAACACATAGGTTCTTCAATTTGCCAGCTGAGGAGAAGAGGAAGTTTTCAAAAGAAAACTCACCTTCCAATAGCGTGCGGTTTGGCACAAGCTTTAGTCCTGAAGCAGAGAAGGCTCTTGAATGGAAAGATTACCTGAGCCTGTTTTATGTATCCGAGGATGAGGCCTCTGCATTGTGGCCTTCTGCGTGCAA GGATCAAGTTCTGGAATACATGAGGAGTTCTGAATTGGTTATCAAAAGGTTATTAGAGGCACTAATGAAGAGGTTAAATGTGAAAGAAATTGATGAGACAAATGAATCTCTCTTAATGGGTTCAAAGGGGATTAACCTTAACTACTATCCCATATGTCATAATCCTGAGCTCACAGTGGGGGTAGGTCATCACTCAGATGTGTCAACTCTTACTATCCTCCTTCAGGATGATATTGGTGGACTCTACGTGCGAGGAAAAAACGATAGCTGGGTTCATGTTCCACCTATAAGTGGTTCCCTTGTGATTAATGTTGGTGATGCATTGCAAATAATGAGCAATGGTCAATACAAGAGCATTGAGCATCGTGTGATTGCCAGTGGAAGCAAGAATAGGATTTCAGTTCCAATTTTTGTTAATCCTAGGCCATATGACATGATTTGTCCTTTCTCAGAAGTGCTTGCAGGGGTTGAGAAAGCATTATACAAGCAAGTTCTTTATTTAGATTATGTCAAGCATTTCTTTAGGAAGGCTCTTGATGGGAAGAACACAATTGAATTTGCAAAAGTCTGA
- the LOC126719533 gene encoding feruloyl CoA ortho-hydroxylase F6H1-3-like: MAPTVATPISESSNITDFVVTNGNGVKGLSEMGLKTLPKQYIQPVEERVTVSNILPQESIPIIDMSNWDEQKVSESICDAAEKWGFFQIINHGVPIEVLENVKVATHRFFNLPAEEKRKFSKENSPSNSVRFGTSFSPEAEKALEWKDYLSLFYVSEDEASALWPTACKDQVLEYMRGSEPVIQRLLEALMKRINVKEIDETKKSLLMGSKRINLNYYPICPNPELTVGVGRHSDVSTLTILLQDNIGGLYVRGNNDSWVHVPPVSGSLVINVGDALQIISNGRYKSIEHRVVASGSKNRISVPIFVNPRPCDMIGPFSEVLAGGEKVLYKQVLYSDYVKHFFRKAHDGKNTIEFAKI, translated from the exons ATGGCTCCAACAGTTGCAACACCTATCAGTGAGTCCTCAAATATCACTGACTTTGTCGTAACAAATGGCAATGGAGTAAAGGGTCTCTCAGAAATGGGACTCAAAACCCTCCCTAAGCAATATATCCAACCTGTAGAAGAAAGGGTCACTGTGAGCAACATCTTGCCTCAAGAGTCTATACCCATCATAGATATGTCAAACTGGGACGAACAAAAAGTCTCAGAATCAATCTGTGATGCAGCAGAAAAGTGGGGTTTCTTTCAGATTATCAACCATGGAGTGCCCATTGAAGTGCTGGAGAATGTGAAGGTTGCAACACATAGGTTCTTCAATTTGCCAGCTGAGGAGAAGAGGAAGTTTTCAAAAGAAAACTCACCTTCCAACAGCGTCCGGTTTGGCACAAGCTTTAGTCCTGAAGCAGAGAAGGCTCTTGAATGGAAAGATTACCTGAGCCTGTTTTATGTGTCCGAGGATGAGGCCTCTGCATTGTGGCCTACTGCGTGCAA GGATCAAGTTTTGGAATATATGAGGGGGTCTGAACCAGTTATCCAAAGGCTATTAGAGGCACTAATGAAGAGGATAAATGTGAAAGAAATTGATGAGacaaaaaaatctctcttaatGGGTTCAAAGAGGATTAACCTTAACTACTATCCTATATGTCCTAACCCTGAGCTCACCGTGGGAGTAGGTCGTCACTCTGATGTGTCAACCCTAACTATCCTCCTTCAAGATAATATTGGTGGACTCTATGTGCGAGGAAACAATGATAGTTGGGTTCATGTTCCGCCTGTAAGTGGCTCTCTCGTGATCAATGTTGGTGATGCACTACAGATAATAAGCAATGGTCGATACAAGAGCATTGAGCATCGTGTAGTTGCTAGTGGAAGCAAGAATAGGATTTCGGTTCCTATTTTTGTTAATCCTAGGCCATGTGATATGATTGGACCTTTTTCAGAAGTACTTGCAGGAGGTGAGAAAGTATTATATAAGCAAGTTCTGTATTCAGATTATGTGAAACATTTCTTTAGGAAGGCTCATGATGGGAAGAACACAATTGAATTTGCAAAAATATGA